One Chitinophaga varians DNA window includes the following coding sequences:
- a CDS encoding rhodanese-related sulfurtransferase: MVLHNRVSAAELRKRLLLETFKRVTVSFYQYAKIEDPQAFRDQLYESLFKLDVFGRIYVAHEGINAQISVPEHHFEAFRETLYAVSFLNGIRLNIAVDDDGKSFFVLKIKVREKIVADGIDDPTFDMANRGRYVDAQSFNKLTDDPETVIVDMRNHYEYEVGHFDGAIEVPSDTFRDQLPMAVDMLKDQKDKNIIMYCTGGIRCEKASAYMLHHGFKNVFHLEGGIIEYTNKAKQQGLPIKFKGKNFVFDDRLGERISEDIISQCHQCGEPCDTHTNCLNDGCHLLFIQCESCAAKYNGCCSDACKDVHALPEEEKAALRKGVDKGLMFNKSRRKRIK, from the coding sequence TTGGAAACATTCAAACGCGTCACCGTCTCCTTCTATCAGTACGCGAAAATTGAAGACCCACAGGCTTTCCGCGATCAACTCTACGAATCCCTCTTTAAACTGGACGTTTTCGGACGTATCTACGTGGCCCATGAAGGGATCAACGCGCAGATCAGCGTACCGGAACATCATTTTGAGGCATTTCGCGAAACGCTTTACGCGGTCAGCTTTCTGAATGGCATCCGTCTGAACATCGCCGTGGACGACGATGGAAAATCTTTCTTCGTGCTTAAAATCAAAGTACGGGAAAAAATTGTGGCCGATGGTATTGATGATCCCACCTTCGACATGGCCAACCGGGGCAGGTACGTAGATGCACAGTCGTTCAACAAACTGACGGACGACCCGGAAACGGTGATCGTGGACATGCGTAACCACTACGAATATGAAGTCGGACATTTTGACGGTGCCATCGAAGTGCCTTCTGATACTTTCCGCGATCAGCTACCTATGGCGGTAGACATGCTGAAAGACCAGAAAGACAAAAACATCATCATGTATTGTACCGGGGGAATCCGCTGTGAGAAAGCATCTGCGTATATGTTGCACCACGGATTCAAAAATGTTTTCCACCTCGAAGGGGGCATTATCGAATACACGAACAAAGCCAAACAACAAGGACTGCCCATTAAGTTTAAAGGCAAAAATTTTGTGTTTGATGACCGCCTGGGAGAAAGAATAAGTGAGGATATTATTAGCCAATGTCATCAATGTGGGGAACCTTGTGATACCCACACCAACTGTTTAAATGACGGCTGTCACCTTTTATTTATTCAGTGCGAGTCCTGCGCCGCAAAATATAATGGCTGCTGCAGTGATGCCTGTAAAGACGTACATGCATTGCCGGAAGAAGAAAAAGCTGCCTTGCGCAAAGGAGTCGACAAAGGACTTATGTTCAACAAATCCCGCAGGAAAAGAATAAAATAA
- a CDS encoding efflux RND transporter permease subunit: MNKFIRNIVAFSLKNKLFVFIGVVVLIIAGVFSFLHTPIEAFPDVTNTQIVIVTKWNGRSAQEVERFVTLPIEVSMNAVQRKTSVRSVTMFGLSVVKIIFEDDVEDFFARQQVNNMLAGIGLPEGAEPEVQPPYGPTGEIFRYYLKSNKRDSRDLLTWQNWVIDRQIRSVPGVADVVAFGGQEKIYEISADPVRLAKYDITPLELYQVVTKSNVNVGGDVIEKNGQAYVVRGIGLLNSISDIQNIIVQNINGVPLLVKDLANVHESSAPRVGQVGLDKADDLVEGIVVMRKGENPSEVLKRLKDKLKELNETVLPDDIKMETFYDRDNLMEFCTHTVMHNLAEGIIFVTVIVFIFMADWRTTVIVSIIIPLALLFAFMCLRIKGMSANLLSMGAIDFGIIIDGAVVMVEGIFVMLDHKAHKYGMERFNKMAKLGWIKQTGGELAKAIFFSKLIIIISLIPIFSFQKVEGKMFSPLAWTLGFALLGALLFTLTLVPVLCSILLNKNVKEKNNFVVNFFDRIVTNGFNWTYRNKRLSLTCALAFMVVTFMSAKFLGTEFLPQLNEGSLWVTTELPMSMSLTESTRMAHSIREDLGGFPEVKRVLSQVGRSNDGTDPNGFYFVQYQVDLLPKDEWKRKITQDELISQMESRLKKYPGIILNFSQPISDNVSEAVAGFKAANGVKIYGADLSQLESLSQQVITQLKTVPGIKDLGVIRNIGQPEMSIDLDNNKMAQYGVSTGDAQAVIEMAIGGKTATQLYEGEKKFDIRIRYDANYRKNEEDLANLMVPTINNNKVPLKEIAEIRTITGPAFIYRDLNKRFIGIKFSVRDRDLGSTISEAQQKINKVIKLPKGYSVGWTGEFENQVRATQRLGQVVPISLVAIFMVLFIMLGNVKDAGLVLMNVPFALIGGILALHVTGMNFGISAGVGFIALFGICIQNGVILISVFHKNLQAKLDLNEAIKLGVQSRIRPVVMTALMAAIGLVPAALSHGIGSETQKPLAIVVIGGLITATVLTLLVFPIIFYRAYKNNTAI; this comes from the coding sequence ATGAATAAATTCATCAGAAATATTGTCGCTTTTTCGCTCAAAAACAAACTCTTTGTTTTTATCGGCGTGGTCGTACTGATCATCGCAGGCGTGTTCTCGTTCCTGCACACGCCTATTGAAGCGTTTCCCGACGTTACCAATACACAAATCGTCATTGTTACCAAATGGAACGGCCGCAGCGCCCAGGAAGTGGAGCGTTTCGTGACCCTGCCCATCGAAGTGTCTATGAACGCCGTACAACGCAAGACCAGCGTACGTTCCGTAACCATGTTTGGTCTCTCCGTTGTAAAAATCATTTTTGAAGATGACGTAGAAGACTTTTTCGCGCGCCAGCAGGTAAACAATATGCTGGCAGGCATTGGCCTGCCCGAAGGCGCGGAACCGGAAGTACAGCCGCCCTACGGCCCTACCGGCGAGATCTTCCGCTACTATCTCAAAAGCAACAAACGCGATTCCCGCGACCTGCTGACCTGGCAGAACTGGGTCATAGACCGGCAGATACGCAGCGTGCCCGGCGTGGCAGACGTAGTGGCCTTCGGCGGACAGGAAAAGATCTATGAAATCTCCGCTGATCCGGTACGCCTCGCCAAATACGACATCACGCCGCTGGAACTCTACCAGGTGGTGACCAAAAGCAACGTCAACGTAGGCGGCGACGTGATCGAGAAAAACGGCCAGGCTTACGTGGTACGTGGTATCGGCCTGCTTAACAGCATCTCCGATATCCAGAACATCATTGTACAGAATATCAACGGCGTACCGCTACTGGTAAAAGACCTCGCTAACGTACATGAGTCTTCCGCCCCAAGGGTAGGACAAGTGGGCCTTGATAAAGCCGACGACCTGGTGGAAGGCATCGTGGTGATGCGTAAAGGCGAAAACCCGTCTGAAGTGCTCAAACGCCTGAAAGATAAACTGAAGGAGCTCAACGAAACCGTGCTGCCGGACGACATCAAAATGGAAACCTTCTACGATCGTGACAACCTGATGGAGTTCTGTACCCATACGGTGATGCACAACCTCGCGGAAGGGATCATTTTCGTGACCGTGATCGTGTTTATTTTCATGGCCGACTGGCGCACCACGGTGATCGTGTCGATCATCATCCCGCTGGCGCTGCTCTTTGCCTTCATGTGCCTGCGCATAAAAGGTATGAGCGCTAACCTGCTCTCTATGGGCGCCATCGACTTTGGTATCATCATAGACGGCGCCGTGGTAATGGTGGAAGGCATCTTTGTGATGCTGGACCACAAAGCCCATAAATACGGTATGGAGCGGTTCAATAAGATGGCCAAGCTGGGATGGATCAAACAGACCGGCGGCGAACTGGCCAAAGCCATCTTCTTCTCCAAACTGATCATTATAATCTCCCTGATACCAATCTTCTCCTTCCAGAAAGTAGAAGGTAAAATGTTCTCTCCGCTGGCGTGGACACTGGGCTTCGCGCTGTTGGGCGCATTGCTGTTCACCCTAACGTTGGTGCCTGTACTCTGTTCTATCCTGCTCAACAAAAACGTGAAGGAGAAAAACAACTTCGTGGTGAACTTCTTCGACCGCATTGTCACCAACGGGTTCAACTGGACCTACCGCAATAAACGCCTGAGCCTCACCTGCGCCCTGGCCTTTATGGTGGTGACCTTTATGTCGGCCAAGTTCCTCGGTACAGAGTTCCTGCCCCAGCTCAATGAAGGTTCTCTCTGGGTTACTACCGAGCTGCCTATGAGCATGTCGCTGACAGAGAGCACCCGCATGGCCCACAGCATCCGTGAAGACCTGGGCGGTTTCCCTGAAGTGAAAAGAGTGCTGTCGCAGGTAGGCCGTTCCAATGACGGAACCGACCCCAACGGCTTCTACTTTGTGCAATACCAGGTGGACCTGCTGCCTAAAGATGAATGGAAACGCAAGATCACGCAGGATGAACTGATTTCGCAGATGGAAAGCCGGTTAAAAAAGTACCCGGGCATTATCCTCAACTTCTCCCAGCCTATCAGCGACAACGTATCAGAAGCTGTGGCCGGTTTTAAAGCCGCCAATGGCGTGAAAATATACGGCGCAGACCTGTCCCAGCTGGAATCATTGTCACAACAGGTGATCACACAGCTGAAAACAGTACCTGGCATCAAGGACCTTGGCGTAATACGGAATATCGGTCAACCAGAGATGAGTATTGACCTGGACAACAACAAGATGGCCCAGTACGGCGTATCTACCGGCGACGCACAAGCCGTAATTGAAATGGCGATTGGTGGTAAAACCGCTACGCAATTGTACGAAGGCGAGAAAAAATTCGATATCCGTATCCGTTATGACGCCAACTACCGCAAAAATGAAGAAGACCTGGCCAATCTGATGGTGCCTACTATCAATAACAACAAAGTTCCGCTGAAAGAAATCGCGGAGATCAGGACCATTACCGGCCCGGCGTTTATTTACCGCGATCTTAATAAACGTTTCATCGGTATTAAGTTTTCCGTGCGTGACCGTGACCTTGGCTCTACCATTAGCGAAGCGCAGCAAAAAATTAATAAAGTCATCAAACTGCCTAAAGGGTATAGTGTAGGGTGGACCGGTGAGTTTGAAAATCAGGTACGCGCCACCCAAAGACTCGGTCAGGTAGTGCCTATCAGCCTTGTCGCCATCTTCATGGTGCTGTTTATTATGCTGGGTAACGTGAAAGATGCCGGACTGGTTTTAATGAATGTTCCTTTTGCACTAATAGGGGGAATTCTCGCTTTGCACGTTACAGGTATGAACTTCGGTATTTCTGCCGGCGTAGGTTTTATTGCCCTGTTTGGTATCTGTATCCAGAATGGTGTTATTCTGATTTCAGTATTCCATAAAAACCTGCAGGCTAAACTCGATCTGAACGAGGCAATTAAGCTGGGTGTTCAGAGCCGTATCCGGCCGGTGGTGATGACCGCGTTGATGGCTGCTATCGGCCTTGTGCCCGCAGCACTTTCACATGGTATTGGTTCCGAAACACAGAAGCCGTTGGCCATAGTGGTGATTGGAGGTTTGATTACCGCGACCGTATTGACATTGCTGGTGTTCCCGATTATTTTTTACCGGGCATATAAAAACAATACAGCCATATAA
- a CDS encoding efflux RND transporter periplasmic adaptor subunit: MKQPILIVGFSLLAAVIWSGCKHTQAEDSEKSTFVLSDTMLKNIRIDTAHMVPVMNEVRLSGKVAPNGGKVLKVYPLVSGYVEDIKVQLGDYVQKGQVLAVIHSAEIADYEKQLAQARSDRGVAEKNLKVAQDLYDSRLSTEKDVVNARGEVQKNNAEINRLNDLFKIYRKGKGATYLVTAPISGYIIEKNINNNMEIRTDNSANIFTISELDDVWVMANVFETDIAKIKEGYEADVVTVSYPDEPFHGKIDKINNFLDPATKTMQVRIRIDNKNMLLKPEMFATVYVKYTDHDEKIAVPSAAVIFDNSKNYVLVFKDKFNIAVRQVEVAKTSGDLTYLSSGLQADEKVISKNQLLIYDALKD, translated from the coding sequence ATGAAACAGCCTATATTGATCGTTGGCTTTTCGCTGCTGGCAGCAGTTATCTGGAGTGGATGCAAACACACACAGGCAGAAGATTCAGAGAAGAGCACATTTGTACTCAGCGATACCATGTTAAAAAATATCCGCATCGATACCGCCCATATGGTGCCCGTGATGAACGAAGTGCGGCTCTCCGGCAAGGTAGCCCCCAATGGCGGCAAGGTACTTAAAGTATACCCGCTGGTGAGTGGTTATGTGGAAGATATCAAAGTGCAGCTGGGCGACTATGTGCAGAAAGGCCAGGTACTGGCCGTGATACACAGTGCCGAGATCGCAGACTATGAAAAACAACTGGCACAGGCCCGCTCCGACCGCGGCGTGGCAGAGAAAAACCTGAAAGTGGCGCAGGACCTGTATGACAGCCGCCTGAGCACAGAAAAAGACGTGGTGAACGCCAGAGGCGAAGTACAGAAAAACAACGCGGAAATCAACCGTCTCAACGACCTCTTTAAAATATACCGCAAAGGTAAAGGCGCTACCTACCTGGTGACAGCCCCCATCTCCGGATATATTATTGAAAAGAACATCAATAATAACATGGAGATCCGTACAGACAACAGCGCCAATATCTTCACCATCTCCGAACTGGACGATGTATGGGTAATGGCCAACGTGTTTGAAACAGATATCGCCAAAATCAAGGAAGGCTATGAAGCAGACGTGGTGACCGTAAGTTACCCCGATGAGCCCTTCCATGGCAAAATAGACAAGATCAATAATTTCCTGGACCCTGCCACCAAAACCATGCAGGTACGTATCCGGATCGACAACAAAAACATGTTGCTTAAACCGGAAATGTTTGCCACGGTATACGTGAAGTACACCGACCACGATGAGAAAATCGCCGTGCCTTCCGCCGCCGTCATCTTTGACAACAGCAAAAATTATGTACTGGTGTTCAAAGACAAATTCAACATCGCGGTAAGGCAGGTGGAAGTGGCCAAAACCTCCGGTGACCTGACTTACCTCAGCTCCGGCCTGCAGGCAGACGAAAAAGTGATCTCTAAAAATCAGCTGCTGATTTACGACGCGCTGAAAGACTAA
- a CDS encoding TolC family protein, whose translation MRTKTKLILSVCVASLGFTQPIKAQAPTRTVTLQAVEDSFLVRNYVLLAQRYQIDASKALVRQAKMWNNPSFSTVLGFGSTDKFQPFKVGSGGETQYTIDQLIQLAGKRNKNVQLAATATKMNEATFDELVRTLRLQLRENFYTLYYRRQTGKVLKEQLENLQRIVDAYVTADKKGSVAHSDLIRLQALQVGIENDYADLKQEELEAQKNLQQLLHTQDFYDAVVTPADLTAYRLDHVELSSLLDSVATNRPDVRIAATQYQTAELNYRLQKAMAVPDLHVGATYDKKGSYIDNFVGLTLGIDLPLWNRNQGNIRAAQLQIGAGKQQLQQQQSVAQTEVINAYQRIVALEKRYKSFDLHQFQDEFDTLIAEVAKNFSKGNISLLQFIDYFNSYSDNAKNINKFLSNRVNAYEELNYATGQELFKN comes from the coding sequence ATGCGAACCAAGACGAAACTGATTCTGTCAGTATGCGTTGCCAGCCTGGGCTTTACTCAACCTATAAAAGCACAAGCTCCGACCCGGACGGTTACCTTACAGGCCGTCGAGGATTCTTTCCTGGTCAGGAACTATGTACTGTTGGCACAACGTTATCAAATCGACGCGTCCAAAGCACTGGTGCGTCAGGCAAAAATGTGGAACAATCCCTCCTTCAGCACGGTATTGGGCTTCGGTAGCACCGATAAGTTCCAGCCTTTTAAGGTAGGCTCCGGAGGTGAAACACAGTATACCATTGACCAGCTGATACAGCTGGCGGGCAAACGCAACAAGAATGTGCAGCTGGCGGCCACCGCCACTAAAATGAACGAGGCCACCTTCGACGAACTGGTGCGCACGCTCCGCCTGCAGCTGCGTGAGAACTTCTACACGCTCTACTACCGGCGCCAGACCGGCAAAGTGCTCAAAGAACAACTGGAAAACCTGCAACGTATCGTTGACGCCTATGTGACCGCCGATAAAAAAGGCAGTGTGGCCCATTCCGACCTGATACGCTTACAAGCCTTACAGGTAGGCATCGAGAACGATTATGCCGACCTGAAACAGGAAGAACTGGAAGCACAGAAGAACCTGCAACAGCTGCTGCACACCCAGGATTTTTATGACGCCGTGGTAACACCCGCCGACCTCACCGCTTACCGGCTGGACCATGTGGAATTATCGTCCCTGCTGGACAGTGTGGCCACTAATCGTCCGGACGTACGCATCGCCGCCACCCAATACCAGACAGCAGAACTGAACTACCGCCTGCAAAAAGCGATGGCCGTGCCTGACCTGCACGTAGGCGCCACCTATGATAAAAAAGGCAGCTACATCGATAACTTCGTGGGCCTCACGCTGGGAATAGACCTGCCGCTGTGGAACCGCAACCAGGGCAATATCCGGGCGGCACAGCTGCAAATAGGCGCCGGCAAACAACAACTGCAACAACAACAGTCCGTTGCCCAGACAGAAGTGATCAACGCCTATCAGCGTATCGTAGCGCTGGAAAAGCGTTACAAAAGCTTCGACCTGCACCAGTTCCAGGATGAGTTTGACACCCTGATTGCTGAAGTCGCCAAAAACTTCAGCAAAGGCAATATCTCCCTGTTACAATTCATCGACTATTTCAACAGCTATAGCGACAACGCTAAAAACATCAACAAGTTTTTATCCAACCGGGTCAACGCTTATGAAGAACTTAATTACGCCACAGGACAAGAATTATTTAAAAACTAA
- a CDS encoding sensor histidine kinase, which yields MKIKYKIALYYTLSASLMLIAFAVLAYYFSSKSRRAEYLERLEYRARSIANVIIEDGNVKVDLLRKLDRTTFQDLYKETILVYDPNYDLLYSNLKDTTIRTHRSLLDYIKQNKLYSNIKSSGEQVGVYYTEGDVSVIVIVSSFDKYGFQNLQNLRQILLIELITAVAILVGVGYFFARKMMEPIDKLVQQVDNINASNMQDAQVAVKGKDEIATLGSNFNTMLQRLSDSFDLQKSFVSNASHELRTPLAAIISQLQVTLSKERTKEEYQSLLISVLEDAENLSDLSNGLLQLAQSELNQEQFVFNSVRIDELLMDMANLIRLKHKAPAKVDIQFVKVPDIDLLVTCFGNESLLKVLFLNLIDNACKFSPDKSAHVSIDFFTQYITVQIRNQGAPIPSGEINKIFEPFYRGDNAHQTRGHGLGLSICKKIVQIHNGHITVTSTAEEGTTFTVILPHL from the coding sequence ATGAAGATCAAATATAAAATAGCGCTGTATTATACGCTGTCGGCCTCCCTGATGCTGATCGCCTTTGCCGTGCTGGCCTATTATTTCTCTTCCAAATCCAGGCGTGCCGAATACCTCGAAAGGCTGGAATACCGCGCCCGCTCCATCGCCAATGTGATCATCGAAGACGGCAATGTAAAAGTGGACCTGTTACGAAAACTGGACCGCACCACTTTCCAGGACCTTTATAAAGAGACAATCCTCGTATACGATCCCAACTACGACCTGCTTTACAGCAACCTTAAAGACACCACCATCCGCACGCACCGCAGCCTGTTGGATTATATCAAACAAAACAAACTATACAGCAATATTAAAAGCAGCGGTGAACAGGTAGGCGTGTACTATACCGAAGGCGATGTGTCCGTGATCGTGATCGTATCCTCCTTTGACAAATACGGTTTCCAGAACCTCCAAAACCTCCGCCAGATATTGCTGATAGAGCTGATCACCGCTGTGGCGATACTGGTGGGCGTTGGCTATTTCTTCGCCCGCAAAATGATGGAGCCTATCGACAAACTGGTACAGCAGGTAGATAACATCAACGCCAGCAACATGCAGGACGCACAGGTAGCCGTGAAAGGGAAAGATGAAATTGCCACGCTGGGCTCCAACTTCAACACCATGTTGCAGCGTCTCAGTGACTCCTTTGACCTGCAAAAAAGTTTCGTGAGCAATGCCTCCCATGAGCTGCGTACCCCGCTGGCAGCTATTATCAGCCAATTGCAGGTGACACTTTCCAAGGAGCGTACCAAAGAGGAATACCAGTCACTGCTGATTTCCGTACTGGAAGACGCGGAAAACCTGTCTGACCTGTCGAATGGACTACTGCAGCTGGCACAGTCAGAACTTAACCAGGAGCAGTTTGTATTCAACAGCGTCCGCATCGACGAGCTGCTGATGGACATGGCCAACCTGATACGGCTGAAACACAAGGCGCCCGCCAAAGTGGATATCCAGTTCGTCAAAGTACCGGACATCGACCTGCTGGTCACCTGTTTCGGGAACGAGAGCCTGCTGAAAGTGCTTTTCCTGAACCTGATAGACAACGCCTGCAAATTTTCTCCCGACAAAAGCGCGCATGTGTCTATCGATTTCTTCACCCAGTATATCACGGTGCAGATCAGAAACCAGGGCGCTCCGATCCCTTCCGGAGAGATCAATAAAATCTTCGAGCCCTTCTACCGCGGCGATAATGCCCATCAAACCCGCGGCCATGGCCTTGGCTTGTCGATCTGTAAAAAGATCGTGCAGATACATAACGGCCATATCACGGTAACTTCCACTGCTGAAGAGGGTACTACCTTCACCGTGATACTCCCCCACCTCTGA
- a CDS encoding response regulator transcription factor — translation MQKILVVEDEVKVANAVKKGLEENGFEVDVAYDGRMGKSLAASNNYDLVILDLNLPHHNGYELCEVIRRKNNRVPVIMLTALGGVEDKMQAFELGADDYLVKPFDFRELLARIRVFLKRAGSEAPHSTQYKITIADLEIDREKKEVSRGGKKIALTAKEYQLLDFLALHKGKVISKLTIAEKVWDIDFDTGTNVIEVYMNFLRKKIDKDFEQKLLHTKTGMGYYLSEE, via the coding sequence ATGCAGAAAATACTGGTGGTAGAAGATGAGGTCAAAGTAGCCAATGCCGTAAAAAAAGGCCTTGAAGAAAACGGCTTCGAGGTAGATGTGGCCTACGACGGCCGCATGGGCAAAAGCCTCGCTGCCAGCAATAACTACGACCTTGTCATTCTCGATCTGAACCTCCCCCATCACAACGGCTATGAACTGTGCGAAGTCATCCGCCGGAAAAACAACCGTGTGCCTGTCATCATGCTCACCGCACTGGGTGGCGTGGAAGATAAAATGCAGGCGTTTGAGCTGGGGGCGGACGACTACCTGGTAAAGCCCTTTGATTTCCGTGAGCTGCTGGCACGTATCCGCGTGTTCCTAAAGCGCGCCGGCTCTGAAGCGCCGCACAGCACCCAATACAAAATCACCATCGCCGATCTGGAAATAGACAGGGAGAAGAAGGAAGTCTCCCGCGGCGGCAAAAAAATTGCCCTCACCGCCAAAGAATACCAGCTGCTCGATTTTCTGGCGCTGCATAAAGGCAAAGTGATCTCCAAACTCACCATCGCGGAAAAAGTGTGGGACATTGACTTTGACACCGGCACCAACGTGATCGAAGTATATATGAACTTCCTCCGTAAAAAGATCGACAAGGATTTCGAGCAAAAACTGTTGCATACCAAAACCGGCATGGGATATTACCTCTCCGAAGAGTAA
- a CDS encoding ABC-F family ATP-binding cassette domain-containing protein — MLIALQDITFEFGSRVILENSSWHIEPGDRVGLIGLNGTGKSTLLRIINGEYSVSKGSVNKSKNLTIGFFNQDLLSFETDESILTVGMMAFGKALELEKEIDRLTKELEHDQTEELLHQFSDALHEFEALDGYNMKHKTAQVLEGLGFTTADLDRPYSEFSGGWRMRVLLARLILQQPDVLMLDEPTNHLDLPSIEWLERYLVGYNGAVIIVSHDRYFLDRMVNGIVEVYQQQLHHYSGSYADYEVEKELRREMQQRAYDNQQDYIRQQERFIERFKAKASKAAQAQSIAKRLDKLERVEQVDSGPSKIKINFSIDKTPGKILCTLNNISKAYGDNQILKNTSAEINRGDKIALIGANGKGKSTLLRIIFGMEPMEGERVPGHNVVTSFYAQHQLESLDLNSEILDELKNFGSGRTELELRQLLGCFLFTGDDVFKKIRILSGGEKARVALAKTIISQANFLMLDEPTNHLDMNSVQMLIDALDKYEGSFVLVSHDRYFVSQTANKIWEIVDGEIKEFKGTYTEYEEWKKRMAAQQAPAPVKAAADKKETKQAAPASNNNAAASKGAINKEVQRELQKQQKQFSQVEGQLASLKERKARLEASLGDPATYNDRTKFAQVESEYQEVQKFIDRANEQYEQLFEKIMQLEANLVTN; from the coding sequence ATGTTAATCGCATTACAGGACATTACATTTGAGTTTGGGTCCAGGGTCATCCTGGAAAATTCCTCCTGGCATATTGAGCCGGGAGACCGCGTTGGCCTTATCGGATTGAATGGAACAGGCAAATCCACCCTGCTGCGTATTATCAACGGCGAATATTCCGTTTCCAAAGGAAGCGTTAACAAAAGCAAAAACCTGACGATCGGTTTTTTTAACCAGGACCTGCTGAGCTTTGAAACCGATGAATCTATCCTCACCGTAGGTATGATGGCCTTCGGCAAAGCGCTGGAACTGGAAAAGGAAATAGACAGGCTTACCAAAGAACTGGAACACGACCAGACAGAAGAGCTGCTGCACCAGTTCAGCGACGCCCTCCACGAATTTGAAGCGCTGGACGGCTATAACATGAAACACAAAACGGCACAGGTATTGGAAGGCCTCGGCTTTACCACCGCCGACCTGGACCGTCCCTATAGCGAATTCTCCGGTGGATGGCGCATGCGCGTGCTCCTCGCCCGCCTCATCCTCCAGCAGCCGGACGTGCTCATGCTCGATGAACCGACGAACCACCTTGACCTTCCGTCCATCGAATGGCTGGAACGTTACCTCGTTGGCTACAATGGTGCCGTGATCATCGTATCGCACGACCGTTATTTCCTTGACCGCATGGTAAACGGCATCGTGGAAGTGTACCAGCAGCAACTGCACCACTACTCCGGCTCCTATGCCGACTATGAAGTGGAAAAGGAACTGCGCCGCGAAATGCAGCAGCGTGCCTACGACAACCAGCAGGACTATATCCGTCAGCAGGAAAGATTTATCGAACGTTTTAAGGCCAAAGCCTCTAAGGCCGCACAGGCACAGAGCATCGCCAAAAGACTGGATAAACTGGAACGTGTGGAACAGGTGGACAGTGGCCCGTCTAAAATCAAGATTAACTTCTCCATCGATAAAACACCGGGTAAAATCCTGTGTACGCTGAACAACATCAGCAAAGCCTATGGCGATAACCAGATCCTGAAAAACACCAGCGCTGAAATCAACCGCGGCGACAAAATAGCCCTGATTGGTGCCAACGGTAAGGGTAAATCCACCCTGCTGCGCATCATCTTCGGCATGGAGCCCATGGAAGGCGAAAGAGTGCCGGGCCACAACGTGGTGACCAGCTTCTATGCCCAGCACCAGCTGGAATCGCTCGACCTGAACAGCGAAATCCTGGACGAGCTGAAAAATTTCGGCTCCGGCCGCACCGAGCTGGAATTACGCCAGTTGCTCGGCTGCTTCCTCTTTACCGGCGATGACGTATTCAAAAAAATCCGTATCCTTTCCGGTGGTGAAAAAGCCAGGGTGGCGCTCGCCAAAACGATAATCAGTCAGGCCAACTTCCTCATGCTCGATGAGCCCACGAACCACCTCGACATGAACTCCGTGCAGATGCTGATCGACGCGCTCGACAAATATGAAGGCAGCTTTGTACTCGTATCGCACGACCGTTATTTTGTAAGCCAGACAGCCAACAAAATCTGGGAAATCGTGGATGGCGAAATCAAGGAGTTTAAAGGTACCTACACCGAATATGAAGAGTGGAAAAAGAGAATGGCTGCCCAACAGGCGCCCGCTCCCGTAAAAGCCGCCGCCGACAAGAAAGAAACCAAACAGGCCGCCCCCGCCAGCAATAATAATGCTGCCGCCTCCAAAGGCGCCATCAACAAAGAAGTGCAACGCGAACTGCAAAAACAACAAAAACAGTTTTCACAGGTAGAGGGACAACTGGCCAGCCTTAAAGAACGTAAAGCCCGCCTGGAAGCCAGCTTAGGCGACCCGGCCACCTATAACGACCGAACTAAATTTGCCCAGGTGGAAAGCGAATACCAGGAAGTGCAAAAATTTATCGATAGGGCCAACGAACAATACGAACAGCTCTTCGAGAAAATCATGCAACTGGAAGCCAACCTGGTAACCAATTAG